One part of the Parambassis ranga chromosome 8, fParRan2.1, whole genome shotgun sequence genome encodes these proteins:
- the tspan34b gene encoding tetraspanin 35 codes for MGCFGFLKASMIFFNGIIFLAGAAILGVGIWVKVDSGSILSFLGKIDNAPPELGQVLNIGYLLIALGALLVVIGFLGCCGVIKESRCMLLLFFIIILLIFIAEVAGAIVILVFRPLADELFAKVGMAAVKSIKSDYGKNPDVTGLWDTTMASLKCCGFYNASDFVDSPYYTSHNKTVPPQCCRSTGTPCNQTVANSGMLVNGCFPTIKGLIDGNTVVIVGVALGIAALEICAMVVSMSLYCRIKSTRA; via the exons ATGGGATGCTTCGGATTCCTCAAAGCCAGTATGATCTTCTTCAATGGCATCATCTTT ttgGCAGGTGCAGCCATCCTGGGTGTTGGGATCTGGGTGAAGGTGGACAGTGGTTCTATCCTCAGCTTCCTTGGAAAAATCGACAACGCACCACCAGAACTCGGTCAGGTTCTCAATATAGGCTACCTGCTGATTGCACTGGGGGCGCTGCTGGTTGTTATCGGCTTTCTCGGCTGCTGTGGAGTCATCAAGGAGAGCAGGTGTATGCTGCTGCTG tttttcatcatcatcctgcTCATCTTCATCGCAGAGGTTGCAGGAGCCATCGTGATTTTGGTGTTTAGACCTTTG GCAGATGAGTTATTTGCCAAAGTTGGCATGGCAGCAGTTAAAAGCATCAAGAGCGACTACGGAAAAAACCCCGACGTCACCGGGCTGTGGGACACAACCATGGCCTCG CTGAAATGTTGTGGCTTCTACAACGCTTCAGACTTTGTGGATTCCCCATATTACACCAGCCACAACAAGACCGTCCCGCCACAGTGCTGCAGGAGCACTGGAACTCCATGTAACCAAACCGTGGCCAACAGCGGCATG CTCGTCAATGGCTGCTTCCCAACAATAAAGGGGCTGATTGATGGAAACACTGTAGTTATTGTAGGGGTAGCGCTGGGGATCGCAGCTCTGGAG ATATGTGCCATGGTCGTCTCAATGTCCCTTTACTGCAGAATAAAATCCACGCGGGCCTGA